A part of Neovison vison isolate M4711 chromosome 8, ASM_NN_V1, whole genome shotgun sequence genomic DNA contains:
- the LOC122915096 gene encoding protein S100-A10-like — MLSQMEHTMETMMCMFHKCAGDKGYLTKEDLRVLTEKQFPGFLENQNGPLAVDKIMKDLNLDLDLDQCRDGKVDFHSFFSLTAGLTTTCIEYFVVYMTWKRKK, encoded by the coding sequence ATGCTATCTCAAATGGAACATACCATGGAAACCATGATGTGCATGTTCCACAAGTGTGCTGGGGATAAAGGCTACTTAACAAAGGAGGACCTACGAGTACTCACAGAAAAGCAGTTCCCTGGATTTTTGGAAAATCAAAATGGCCCTCTGGCTGTGGACAAAATAATGAAGGACCTGAACCTAGACCTGGACCTAGACCAGTGCCGAGATGGCAAAGTGGACTTTCATAGCTTCTTTTCACTAACTGCTGGGCTTACCACCACATGCATTGAGTATTTTGTAGTATACATgacatggaagagaaagaagtag